From Strix uralensis isolate ZFMK-TIS-50842 chromosome 1, bStrUra1, whole genome shotgun sequence, a single genomic window includes:
- the FBXL7 gene encoding F-box/LRR-repeat protein 7 isoform X1 produces MGANNGKQYGSEGKGSSSISSDVSSSTDHTPTKAQKNAATSEDSDLSMRTLSTPSPALIFPPNSPGFQNGRGSSTSSSSVTGETVAMVHSPPPTRLTHPLIRLASKHQKEQANIDRLPDHSMIQIFSFLPTNQLCRCARVCRRWYNLAWDPRLWRTIRLTGETINVDRALKVLTRRLCQDTPNVCLMLETVIVSGCRRLTDRGLYTIAQCCPELRRLEVSGCYNISNEAVFDVVSLCPNLEHLDVSGCSKVTCISLTREASIKLSPLHGKQISIRYLDMTDCFVLEDEGLHTIAAHCTQLTHLYLRRCVRITDEGLRYLMIYCTSIKELSVSDCRFVSDFGMREIAKLESRLRYLSIAHCGRITDVGIRYIAKYCSKLRYLNARGCEGITDHGVEYLAKNCTKLKSLDIGKCPLVSDTGLEFLALNCFNLKRLSLKSCESITGQGLQIVAANCFDLQMLNVQDCDVSVDALRFVKRHCKRCIIEHTNPAFF; encoded by the exons ACTCCGACCTGAGCATGCGGACGCTCAGCACACCCAGTCCAGCGTTAATATTTCCACCAAATTCCCCCGGTTTCCAGAATGGCAGAGGGTCGTCGACGTCTTCATCCTCAGTCACTGGGGAAACTGTTGCCATGGTCCACTCGCCACCGCCAACTCGTCTCACTCATCCTCTCATCCGTCTGGCATCCAAGCACCAGAAGGAACAGGCCAACATCGACCGGCTGCCCGACCACTCCATGATCCAGATATTCTCCTTCCTGCCCACCAACCAGCTGTGCCGCTGTGCCCGTGTGTGCCGCCGCTGGTATAACCTTGCCTGGGACCCCCGACTTTGGAGGACTATTCGCCTGACTGGCGAGACAATCAATGTAGACAGGGCTCTTAAAGTGCTGACCCGGAGGCTTTGTCAGGATACACCCAACGTATGTCTCATGTTGGAGACAGTAATTGTTAGTGGCTGCAGGCGGCTCACAGACAGAGGACTCTACACCATTGCCCAGTGCTGTCCAGAACTGAGGAGGTTGGAGGTGTCTGGCTGTTACAACATCTCCAATGAGGCGGTCTTTGATGTCGTGTCACTGTGCCCAAACCTGGAACACCTGGATGTGTCAG GCTGCTCCAAAGTAACATGCATCAGTTTGACTCGCGAAGCCTCCATCAAGCTGTCTCCCTTACATGGGAAGCAAATCTCCATTCGCTACTTGGACATGACAGACTGCTTCGTCCTGGAGGACGAAGGACTGCACACCATTGCCGCTCACTGCACTCAACTGACCCACCTGTACCTGCGCCGCTGTGTCCGCATCACCGACGAGGGTCTCCGCTACCTGATGATTTACTGCACGTCCATTAAGGAACTGAGTGTGAGCGACTGTCGCTTTGTCAGTGACTTTGGCATGCGGGAGATTGCCAAGCTGGAGTCGCGCCTCCGATACCTTAGCATCGCTCACTGCGGCCGGATCACAGATGTGGGCATCCGTTACATAGCCAAATACTGCAGCAAGCTGCGCTACCTCAACGCGCGGGGCTGCGAGGGCATCACGGACCACGGCGTGGAGTACCTCGCCAAAAATTGCACAAAACTCAAATCACTAGATATTGGCAAGTGCCCTCTGGTCTCAGACACCGGCTTGGAATTTCTAGCCCTCAACTGCTTCAACCTGAAGCGCCTGAGCCTGAAGTCATGTGAGAGCATCACTGGGCAGGGCCTGCAGATTGTGGCTGCCAACTGTTTTGACCTGCAGATGTTGAACGTGCAGGACTGCGATGTCTCTGTGGATGCTCTGCGATTTGTTAAACGACATTGCAAGCGCTGTATTATAGAGCACACCAACCCTGCCTTCTTCTGA
- the FBXL7 gene encoding F-box/LRR-repeat protein 7 isoform X2, which produces MRTLSTPSPALIFPPNSPGFQNGRGSSTSSSSVTGETVAMVHSPPPTRLTHPLIRLASKHQKEQANIDRLPDHSMIQIFSFLPTNQLCRCARVCRRWYNLAWDPRLWRTIRLTGETINVDRALKVLTRRLCQDTPNVCLMLETVIVSGCRRLTDRGLYTIAQCCPELRRLEVSGCYNISNEAVFDVVSLCPNLEHLDVSGCSKVTCISLTREASIKLSPLHGKQISIRYLDMTDCFVLEDEGLHTIAAHCTQLTHLYLRRCVRITDEGLRYLMIYCTSIKELSVSDCRFVSDFGMREIAKLESRLRYLSIAHCGRITDVGIRYIAKYCSKLRYLNARGCEGITDHGVEYLAKNCTKLKSLDIGKCPLVSDTGLEFLALNCFNLKRLSLKSCESITGQGLQIVAANCFDLQMLNVQDCDVSVDALRFVKRHCKRCIIEHTNPAFF; this is translated from the exons ATGCGGACGCTCAGCACACCCAGTCCAGCGTTAATATTTCCACCAAATTCCCCCGGTTTCCAGAATGGCAGAGGGTCGTCGACGTCTTCATCCTCAGTCACTGGGGAAACTGTTGCCATGGTCCACTCGCCACCGCCAACTCGTCTCACTCATCCTCTCATCCGTCTGGCATCCAAGCACCAGAAGGAACAGGCCAACATCGACCGGCTGCCCGACCACTCCATGATCCAGATATTCTCCTTCCTGCCCACCAACCAGCTGTGCCGCTGTGCCCGTGTGTGCCGCCGCTGGTATAACCTTGCCTGGGACCCCCGACTTTGGAGGACTATTCGCCTGACTGGCGAGACAATCAATGTAGACAGGGCTCTTAAAGTGCTGACCCGGAGGCTTTGTCAGGATACACCCAACGTATGTCTCATGTTGGAGACAGTAATTGTTAGTGGCTGCAGGCGGCTCACAGACAGAGGACTCTACACCATTGCCCAGTGCTGTCCAGAACTGAGGAGGTTGGAGGTGTCTGGCTGTTACAACATCTCCAATGAGGCGGTCTTTGATGTCGTGTCACTGTGCCCAAACCTGGAACACCTGGATGTGTCAG GCTGCTCCAAAGTAACATGCATCAGTTTGACTCGCGAAGCCTCCATCAAGCTGTCTCCCTTACATGGGAAGCAAATCTCCATTCGCTACTTGGACATGACAGACTGCTTCGTCCTGGAGGACGAAGGACTGCACACCATTGCCGCTCACTGCACTCAACTGACCCACCTGTACCTGCGCCGCTGTGTCCGCATCACCGACGAGGGTCTCCGCTACCTGATGATTTACTGCACGTCCATTAAGGAACTGAGTGTGAGCGACTGTCGCTTTGTCAGTGACTTTGGCATGCGGGAGATTGCCAAGCTGGAGTCGCGCCTCCGATACCTTAGCATCGCTCACTGCGGCCGGATCACAGATGTGGGCATCCGTTACATAGCCAAATACTGCAGCAAGCTGCGCTACCTCAACGCGCGGGGCTGCGAGGGCATCACGGACCACGGCGTGGAGTACCTCGCCAAAAATTGCACAAAACTCAAATCACTAGATATTGGCAAGTGCCCTCTGGTCTCAGACACCGGCTTGGAATTTCTAGCCCTCAACTGCTTCAACCTGAAGCGCCTGAGCCTGAAGTCATGTGAGAGCATCACTGGGCAGGGCCTGCAGATTGTGGCTGCCAACTGTTTTGACCTGCAGATGTTGAACGTGCAGGACTGCGATGTCTCTGTGGATGCTCTGCGATTTGTTAAACGACATTGCAAGCGCTGTATTATAGAGCACACCAACCCTGCCTTCTTCTGA